One stretch of Malus domestica chromosome 14, GDT2T_hap1 DNA includes these proteins:
- the LOC103454696 gene encoding RNA polymerase sigma factor sigB isoform X1: protein MSVLSISSSSSSSAAVGFCPSHKHALPNASFLTPLHLVGVHPASDQKNTKKQKRRAAAVGGGVMATKRTVLRTHHTLFCDELFKDSGFQAKTRDPLCFRAQYILSTTPRSTSTATTTVLDMEKLRLPSLEFNSDSLASSRPWTYTGAIDPPTEVANFGSTLATETLLTSEEAVIAAAAAEAVTLAKAALKVAKDVAMLHIETEQVRVGASMGAETAFLEDHFIQYAEKESEEVERTNEEFELLQEQLSKGITAKSSRQTERKARRSKAAEKAAASVVSVKSGSTTRKKRSSVQEIDHSDPLRYLRSTTHTSRLLTANEEIELSAGIQELLKLEKLQEELTQRCGRQPTIAQWAAAAGVDQKTLRKRVNCGILCKDKMIKSNIRLVISIAKNYQGSGMNLQDLVQQGCRGLVRGAEKFDASKGFKFSTYAHWWIKQAVRKSLSDQSRTIRLPFHMVEATYRVKEAKKQLYSLNGRHPNDEEVAEATGLSMKRLSAVLLTPKAPRSLDQKIGINLNFKPSEVISDPDAETAEDLLMKKFMKQDLEKVLDSLNPREKQVVRWRFGLEDGRMKTLQEIGELMGVSRERIRQIESCAFRKLKNKKRTKHLQQYAVS from the exons aTGTCAGTCTTATCAATTTCatcatcgtcgtcgtcgtccGCAGCCGTTGGATTCTGTCCTTCCCACAAACACGCCCTTCCCAATGCCTCATTTCTCACCCCACTCCATCTCGTTGGGGTCCACCCAGCAAGTGACCAGAAGAATACCaagaagcagaagaggaggGCCGCCGCCGTTGGAGGAGGAGTCATGGCCACCAAGCGCACAGTCCTCAGGACCCACCATACCCTTTTCTGTGATGAATTGTTTAAGGACAGTGGCTTCCAAG CAAAAACTAGAGATCCTCTGTGTTTCCGGGCACAATATATCTTATCCACTACACCGCGTTCAACATCAACAGCAACAACTACAGTGCTTGATATGGAGAAGCTCAGACTACCTTCCTTAGAATTTAATTCCGATTCTTTGGCTTCAAGTAGACCGTGGACATACACAGGGGCAATTGATCCTCCCACTGAGGTA GCGAATTTTGGATCAACTTTAGCTACAGAAACTCTTCTTACGAGTGAAGAGGCTGTAATAGCAGCTGCTGCCGCTGAAGCTGTTACTCTTGCAAAAGCAGCTCTGAAGGTTGCAAAGGATGTGGCTATGCTG CATATAGAAACTGAACAGGTTAGAGTAGGAGCTTCCATGGGAGCTGAAACTGCATTTTTGGAAGACCATTTCATTCAATATGCAGAAAAAGAGTCGGAAGAAGTGGAGCGAACAAATGAAGAATTTGAACTTCTGCAGGAGCAACTTTCCAAGGGTATAACGGCAAAATCGAGTCGTCAAACCGAAAGGAAGGCCAGAAGATCAAAAGCAGCAGAAAAGGCTGCTGCAAGTGTTGTGTCTGTGAAGTCTGGTTCAACCACTAGAAAAAAGCGTTCTTCAGTACAAGAAATAGACCACTCTGATCCCTTGCGTTACTTGAGATCTACTACCCACACATCTCGGCTTCTTACTGCGAACGAAGAAATTGAGCTTTCTGCAGGAATTCAG GAACTACTGAAACTGGAAAAGCTGCAGGAGGAGCTTACGCAAAGATGTGGCAGGCAGCCCACCATTGCACAATGGGCTGCAGCAGCAGGAGTTGATCAGAAGACTTTGAGGAAGCGTGTAAACTGTGGTATTCTGTGCAAAGACAAAATGATCAAGAGCAACATAAGGCTTGTTATATCAATTGCAAAAAATTATCAGGGATCTGGGATGAATCTTCAAGATCTTGTGCAG CAAGGATGTCGAGGCCTTGTAAGAGGTGCAGAGAAATTTGACGCTTCAAAGGGTTTTAAGTTCTCAACCTATGCACACTGGTGGATTAAACAGGCTGTTCGAAAATCTCTTTCCGACCAGTCCAGAACAATTCGCTTACCC TTTCACATGGTGGAGGCGACGTATAGAGTTAAAGAGGCCAAAAAGCAATTGTATAGTTTAAATGGAAGACATCCTAATGATGAAGAAGTTGCAGAGGCAACAGGGCTATCAATGAAAAGGCTTTCTGCTGTATTACTGACTCCAAAAGCCCCTAGATCTCTGGACCAGAAAATTGGAATTAACCTGAATTTTAAACCTTCG GAAGTAATCTCAGATCCCGACGCAGAAACAGCAGAAGATCTGCTGATGAAAAAGTTTATGAAACAGGATTTGGAGAAGGTACTAGATAGTCTCAATCCTAGAGAGAAGCAGGTTGTCAGATGGAGGTTTGGATTGGAGGATGGAAGGATGAAGACATTGCAAGAGATAGGGGAGCTGATGGGAGTTAGTAGGGAGAGAATTAGACAAATAGAGTCATGTGCGTTTCGAAAACTGAAGAACAAGAAAAGAACTAAACATTTACAGCAATATGCAGTTTCATAG
- the LOC103454696 gene encoding RNA polymerase sigma factor sigB isoform X3: protein MSVLSISSSSSSSAAVGFCPSHKHALPNASFLTPLHLVGVHPASDQKNTKKQKRRAAAVGGGVMATKRTVLRTHHTLFCDELFKDSGFQAKTRDPLCFRAQYILSTTPRSTSTATTTVLDMEKLRLPSLEFNSDSLASSRPWTYTGAIDPPTEVANFGSTLATETLLTSEEAVIAAAAAEAVTLAKAALKVAKDVAMLHIETEQVRVGASMGAETAFLEDHFIQYAEKESEEVERTNEEFELLQEQLSKGITAKSSRQTERKARRSKAAEKAAASVVSVKSGSTTRKKRSSVQEIDHSDPLRYLRSTTHTSRLLTANEEIELSAGIQEELTQRCGRQPTIAQWAAAAGVDQKTLRKRVNCGILCKDKMIKSNIRLVISIAKNYQGSGMNLQDLVQQGCRGLVRGAEKFDASKGFKFSTYAHWWIKQAVRKSLSDQSRTIRLPFHMVEATYRVKEAKKQLYSLNGRHPNDEEVAEATGLSMKRLSAVLLTPKAPRSLDQKIGINLNFKPSEVISDPDAETAEDLLMKKFMKQDLEKVLDSLNPREKQVVRWRFGLEDGRMKTLQEIGELMGVSRERIRQIESCAFRKLKNKKRTKHLQQYAVS, encoded by the exons aTGTCAGTCTTATCAATTTCatcatcgtcgtcgtcgtccGCAGCCGTTGGATTCTGTCCTTCCCACAAACACGCCCTTCCCAATGCCTCATTTCTCACCCCACTCCATCTCGTTGGGGTCCACCCAGCAAGTGACCAGAAGAATACCaagaagcagaagaggaggGCCGCCGCCGTTGGAGGAGGAGTCATGGCCACCAAGCGCACAGTCCTCAGGACCCACCATACCCTTTTCTGTGATGAATTGTTTAAGGACAGTGGCTTCCAAG CAAAAACTAGAGATCCTCTGTGTTTCCGGGCACAATATATCTTATCCACTACACCGCGTTCAACATCAACAGCAACAACTACAGTGCTTGATATGGAGAAGCTCAGACTACCTTCCTTAGAATTTAATTCCGATTCTTTGGCTTCAAGTAGACCGTGGACATACACAGGGGCAATTGATCCTCCCACTGAGGTA GCGAATTTTGGATCAACTTTAGCTACAGAAACTCTTCTTACGAGTGAAGAGGCTGTAATAGCAGCTGCTGCCGCTGAAGCTGTTACTCTTGCAAAAGCAGCTCTGAAGGTTGCAAAGGATGTGGCTATGCTG CATATAGAAACTGAACAGGTTAGAGTAGGAGCTTCCATGGGAGCTGAAACTGCATTTTTGGAAGACCATTTCATTCAATATGCAGAAAAAGAGTCGGAAGAAGTGGAGCGAACAAATGAAGAATTTGAACTTCTGCAGGAGCAACTTTCCAAGGGTATAACGGCAAAATCGAGTCGTCAAACCGAAAGGAAGGCCAGAAGATCAAAAGCAGCAGAAAAGGCTGCTGCAAGTGTTGTGTCTGTGAAGTCTGGTTCAACCACTAGAAAAAAGCGTTCTTCAGTACAAGAAATAGACCACTCTGATCCCTTGCGTTACTTGAGATCTACTACCCACACATCTCGGCTTCTTACTGCGAACGAAGAAATTGAGCTTTCTGCAGGAATTCAG GAGGAGCTTACGCAAAGATGTGGCAGGCAGCCCACCATTGCACAATGGGCTGCAGCAGCAGGAGTTGATCAGAAGACTTTGAGGAAGCGTGTAAACTGTGGTATTCTGTGCAAAGACAAAATGATCAAGAGCAACATAAGGCTTGTTATATCAATTGCAAAAAATTATCAGGGATCTGGGATGAATCTTCAAGATCTTGTGCAG CAAGGATGTCGAGGCCTTGTAAGAGGTGCAGAGAAATTTGACGCTTCAAAGGGTTTTAAGTTCTCAACCTATGCACACTGGTGGATTAAACAGGCTGTTCGAAAATCTCTTTCCGACCAGTCCAGAACAATTCGCTTACCC TTTCACATGGTGGAGGCGACGTATAGAGTTAAAGAGGCCAAAAAGCAATTGTATAGTTTAAATGGAAGACATCCTAATGATGAAGAAGTTGCAGAGGCAACAGGGCTATCAATGAAAAGGCTTTCTGCTGTATTACTGACTCCAAAAGCCCCTAGATCTCTGGACCAGAAAATTGGAATTAACCTGAATTTTAAACCTTCG GAAGTAATCTCAGATCCCGACGCAGAAACAGCAGAAGATCTGCTGATGAAAAAGTTTATGAAACAGGATTTGGAGAAGGTACTAGATAGTCTCAATCCTAGAGAGAAGCAGGTTGTCAGATGGAGGTTTGGATTGGAGGATGGAAGGATGAAGACATTGCAAGAGATAGGGGAGCTGATGGGAGTTAGTAGGGAGAGAATTAGACAAATAGAGTCATGTGCGTTTCGAAAACTGAAGAACAAGAAAAGAACTAAACATTTACAGCAATATGCAGTTTCATAG
- the LOC103454696 gene encoding RNA polymerase sigma factor sigB isoform X2: MSVLSISSSSSSSAAVGFCPSHKHALPNASFLTPLHLVGVHPASDQKNTKKQKRRAAAVGGGVMATKRTVLRTHHTLFCDELFKDSGFQAKTRDPLCFRAQYILSTTPRSTSTATTTVLDMEKLRLPSLEFNSDSLASSRPWTYTGAIDPPTEANFGSTLATETLLTSEEAVIAAAAAEAVTLAKAALKVAKDVAMLHIETEQVRVGASMGAETAFLEDHFIQYAEKESEEVERTNEEFELLQEQLSKGITAKSSRQTERKARRSKAAEKAAASVVSVKSGSTTRKKRSSVQEIDHSDPLRYLRSTTHTSRLLTANEEIELSAGIQELLKLEKLQEELTQRCGRQPTIAQWAAAAGVDQKTLRKRVNCGILCKDKMIKSNIRLVISIAKNYQGSGMNLQDLVQQGCRGLVRGAEKFDASKGFKFSTYAHWWIKQAVRKSLSDQSRTIRLPFHMVEATYRVKEAKKQLYSLNGRHPNDEEVAEATGLSMKRLSAVLLTPKAPRSLDQKIGINLNFKPSEVISDPDAETAEDLLMKKFMKQDLEKVLDSLNPREKQVVRWRFGLEDGRMKTLQEIGELMGVSRERIRQIESCAFRKLKNKKRTKHLQQYAVS, encoded by the exons aTGTCAGTCTTATCAATTTCatcatcgtcgtcgtcgtccGCAGCCGTTGGATTCTGTCCTTCCCACAAACACGCCCTTCCCAATGCCTCATTTCTCACCCCACTCCATCTCGTTGGGGTCCACCCAGCAAGTGACCAGAAGAATACCaagaagcagaagaggaggGCCGCCGCCGTTGGAGGAGGAGTCATGGCCACCAAGCGCACAGTCCTCAGGACCCACCATACCCTTTTCTGTGATGAATTGTTTAAGGACAGTGGCTTCCAAG CAAAAACTAGAGATCCTCTGTGTTTCCGGGCACAATATATCTTATCCACTACACCGCGTTCAACATCAACAGCAACAACTACAGTGCTTGATATGGAGAAGCTCAGACTACCTTCCTTAGAATTTAATTCCGATTCTTTGGCTTCAAGTAGACCGTGGACATACACAGGGGCAATTGATCCTCCCACTGAG GCGAATTTTGGATCAACTTTAGCTACAGAAACTCTTCTTACGAGTGAAGAGGCTGTAATAGCAGCTGCTGCCGCTGAAGCTGTTACTCTTGCAAAAGCAGCTCTGAAGGTTGCAAAGGATGTGGCTATGCTG CATATAGAAACTGAACAGGTTAGAGTAGGAGCTTCCATGGGAGCTGAAACTGCATTTTTGGAAGACCATTTCATTCAATATGCAGAAAAAGAGTCGGAAGAAGTGGAGCGAACAAATGAAGAATTTGAACTTCTGCAGGAGCAACTTTCCAAGGGTATAACGGCAAAATCGAGTCGTCAAACCGAAAGGAAGGCCAGAAGATCAAAAGCAGCAGAAAAGGCTGCTGCAAGTGTTGTGTCTGTGAAGTCTGGTTCAACCACTAGAAAAAAGCGTTCTTCAGTACAAGAAATAGACCACTCTGATCCCTTGCGTTACTTGAGATCTACTACCCACACATCTCGGCTTCTTACTGCGAACGAAGAAATTGAGCTTTCTGCAGGAATTCAG GAACTACTGAAACTGGAAAAGCTGCAGGAGGAGCTTACGCAAAGATGTGGCAGGCAGCCCACCATTGCACAATGGGCTGCAGCAGCAGGAGTTGATCAGAAGACTTTGAGGAAGCGTGTAAACTGTGGTATTCTGTGCAAAGACAAAATGATCAAGAGCAACATAAGGCTTGTTATATCAATTGCAAAAAATTATCAGGGATCTGGGATGAATCTTCAAGATCTTGTGCAG CAAGGATGTCGAGGCCTTGTAAGAGGTGCAGAGAAATTTGACGCTTCAAAGGGTTTTAAGTTCTCAACCTATGCACACTGGTGGATTAAACAGGCTGTTCGAAAATCTCTTTCCGACCAGTCCAGAACAATTCGCTTACCC TTTCACATGGTGGAGGCGACGTATAGAGTTAAAGAGGCCAAAAAGCAATTGTATAGTTTAAATGGAAGACATCCTAATGATGAAGAAGTTGCAGAGGCAACAGGGCTATCAATGAAAAGGCTTTCTGCTGTATTACTGACTCCAAAAGCCCCTAGATCTCTGGACCAGAAAATTGGAATTAACCTGAATTTTAAACCTTCG GAAGTAATCTCAGATCCCGACGCAGAAACAGCAGAAGATCTGCTGATGAAAAAGTTTATGAAACAGGATTTGGAGAAGGTACTAGATAGTCTCAATCCTAGAGAGAAGCAGGTTGTCAGATGGAGGTTTGGATTGGAGGATGGAAGGATGAAGACATTGCAAGAGATAGGGGAGCTGATGGGAGTTAGTAGGGAGAGAATTAGACAAATAGAGTCATGTGCGTTTCGAAAACTGAAGAACAAGAAAAGAACTAAACATTTACAGCAATATGCAGTTTCATAG
- the LOC103454696 gene encoding RNA polymerase sigma factor sigB isoform X4, whose amino-acid sequence MSVLSISSSSSSSAAVGFCPSHKHALPNASFLTPLHLVGVHPASDQKNTKKQKRRAAAVGGGVMATKRTVLRTHHTLFCDELFKDSGFQAKTRDPLCFRAQYILSTTPRSTSTATTTVLDMEKLRLPSLEFNSDSLASSRPWTYTGAIDPPTEANFGSTLATETLLTSEEAVIAAAAAEAVTLAKAALKVAKDVAMLHIETEQVRVGASMGAETAFLEDHFIQYAEKESEEVERTNEEFELLQEQLSKGITAKSSRQTERKARRSKAAEKAAASVVSVKSGSTTRKKRSSVQEIDHSDPLRYLRSTTHTSRLLTANEEIELSAGIQEELTQRCGRQPTIAQWAAAAGVDQKTLRKRVNCGILCKDKMIKSNIRLVISIAKNYQGSGMNLQDLVQQGCRGLVRGAEKFDASKGFKFSTYAHWWIKQAVRKSLSDQSRTIRLPFHMVEATYRVKEAKKQLYSLNGRHPNDEEVAEATGLSMKRLSAVLLTPKAPRSLDQKIGINLNFKPSEVISDPDAETAEDLLMKKFMKQDLEKVLDSLNPREKQVVRWRFGLEDGRMKTLQEIGELMGVSRERIRQIESCAFRKLKNKKRTKHLQQYAVS is encoded by the exons aTGTCAGTCTTATCAATTTCatcatcgtcgtcgtcgtccGCAGCCGTTGGATTCTGTCCTTCCCACAAACACGCCCTTCCCAATGCCTCATTTCTCACCCCACTCCATCTCGTTGGGGTCCACCCAGCAAGTGACCAGAAGAATACCaagaagcagaagaggaggGCCGCCGCCGTTGGAGGAGGAGTCATGGCCACCAAGCGCACAGTCCTCAGGACCCACCATACCCTTTTCTGTGATGAATTGTTTAAGGACAGTGGCTTCCAAG CAAAAACTAGAGATCCTCTGTGTTTCCGGGCACAATATATCTTATCCACTACACCGCGTTCAACATCAACAGCAACAACTACAGTGCTTGATATGGAGAAGCTCAGACTACCTTCCTTAGAATTTAATTCCGATTCTTTGGCTTCAAGTAGACCGTGGACATACACAGGGGCAATTGATCCTCCCACTGAG GCGAATTTTGGATCAACTTTAGCTACAGAAACTCTTCTTACGAGTGAAGAGGCTGTAATAGCAGCTGCTGCCGCTGAAGCTGTTACTCTTGCAAAAGCAGCTCTGAAGGTTGCAAAGGATGTGGCTATGCTG CATATAGAAACTGAACAGGTTAGAGTAGGAGCTTCCATGGGAGCTGAAACTGCATTTTTGGAAGACCATTTCATTCAATATGCAGAAAAAGAGTCGGAAGAAGTGGAGCGAACAAATGAAGAATTTGAACTTCTGCAGGAGCAACTTTCCAAGGGTATAACGGCAAAATCGAGTCGTCAAACCGAAAGGAAGGCCAGAAGATCAAAAGCAGCAGAAAAGGCTGCTGCAAGTGTTGTGTCTGTGAAGTCTGGTTCAACCACTAGAAAAAAGCGTTCTTCAGTACAAGAAATAGACCACTCTGATCCCTTGCGTTACTTGAGATCTACTACCCACACATCTCGGCTTCTTACTGCGAACGAAGAAATTGAGCTTTCTGCAGGAATTCAG GAGGAGCTTACGCAAAGATGTGGCAGGCAGCCCACCATTGCACAATGGGCTGCAGCAGCAGGAGTTGATCAGAAGACTTTGAGGAAGCGTGTAAACTGTGGTATTCTGTGCAAAGACAAAATGATCAAGAGCAACATAAGGCTTGTTATATCAATTGCAAAAAATTATCAGGGATCTGGGATGAATCTTCAAGATCTTGTGCAG CAAGGATGTCGAGGCCTTGTAAGAGGTGCAGAGAAATTTGACGCTTCAAAGGGTTTTAAGTTCTCAACCTATGCACACTGGTGGATTAAACAGGCTGTTCGAAAATCTCTTTCCGACCAGTCCAGAACAATTCGCTTACCC TTTCACATGGTGGAGGCGACGTATAGAGTTAAAGAGGCCAAAAAGCAATTGTATAGTTTAAATGGAAGACATCCTAATGATGAAGAAGTTGCAGAGGCAACAGGGCTATCAATGAAAAGGCTTTCTGCTGTATTACTGACTCCAAAAGCCCCTAGATCTCTGGACCAGAAAATTGGAATTAACCTGAATTTTAAACCTTCG GAAGTAATCTCAGATCCCGACGCAGAAACAGCAGAAGATCTGCTGATGAAAAAGTTTATGAAACAGGATTTGGAGAAGGTACTAGATAGTCTCAATCCTAGAGAGAAGCAGGTTGTCAGATGGAGGTTTGGATTGGAGGATGGAAGGATGAAGACATTGCAAGAGATAGGGGAGCTGATGGGAGTTAGTAGGGAGAGAATTAGACAAATAGAGTCATGTGCGTTTCGAAAACTGAAGAACAAGAAAAGAACTAAACATTTACAGCAATATGCAGTTTCATAG
- the LOC103454695 gene encoding protein sym-1: MALNPASLSLTRKIPFLNRFVGCSRRPSLHSCTVSRIAANPVQIRGFRRSSMCQSHSFALNSGIEVGLKDLGRSEIGFRLLGYDRFRLSVVSDGGSGGTGGGGSSGDGNYGGGGDGGANSEGGGRDENNWSLLSWYLDLLAKYPVATKALTSALLTLTGDIVCQLVIDKAPYLDLKRTFLFTLLGLVLVGPTLHFWYLYLSKLVTMPGASGAFLRLVLDQFLFAPIFIGVFLSTLMTLEGKRSQVVPKLQQEWFSAVLANWQLWIPFQFLNFRFVPQQFQVLTANFISLTWNVILSFKAHKEVLQN, from the exons ATGGCTCTAAACCCTGCATCCCTCTCACTCACTCGTAAAATCCCGTTCCTAAACCGGTTCGTTGGTTGTTCTCGTAGACCCTCTTTGCATTCTTGTACTGTGTCTAGGATTGCAGCAAATCCAGTTCAAATAAGGGGCTTTAGGAGATCTTCTATGTGCCAGTCCCACTCATTTGCCCTGAATTCCGGCATTGAAGTCGGGCTTAAGGACTTGGGTCGTTCTGAAATAGGTTTTAGGCTACTGGGTTATGACCGGTTTCGTCTCTCGGTTGTTTCCGATGGTGGGTCGGGTGGAACTGGTGGAGGCGGCAGCTCTGGTGATGGAAACTATGGCGGCGGAGGTGACGGCGGTGCAAACAGTGAAGGCGGTGGTCGTGATGAAAACAATTGGTCATTGCTTTCGTG GTATTTGGATCTTCTTGCAAAGTATCCTGTTGCAACAAAAGCTCTGACATCTGCCCTTTTAACTCTTACTGGGGATATAGTCTGCCAG CTTGTCATTGATAAAGCTCCGTACCTGGACCTGAAAAGAACGTTCTTGTTTACCCTGTTGGGGCTGGTGTTAGTAGGTCCGACGTTGCATTTctg GTATTTGTATCTAAGCAAACTGGTAACGATGCCTGGAGCATCAGGTGCATTCCTGCGTCTCGTACTTGATCAG TTTCTTTTTGCTCCTATATTCATTGGAGTTTTCTTATCAACATTGATGACGCTGGAGGGAAAACGTTCACAAGTTGTACCCAAGCTTCAACAG GAGTGGTTTTCTGCTGTGCTAGCTAATTGGCAACTGTGGATACCTTTCCAATTTCTTAACTTTCGGTTTGTCCCACAGCAATTCCAG GTCCTTACTGCTAACTTTATATCTTTGACATGGAATGTTATCCTATCATTCAAAGCTCACAAAGAGGTTCTTCAAAATTAG